From the Cryptomeria japonica chromosome 2, Sugi_1.0, whole genome shotgun sequence genome, one window contains:
- the LOC131049975 gene encoding AP2-like ethylene-responsive transcription factor ANT: MKPMNHWLGFSLSPHLVANSTQPQSSMEYKFDQSYGMNTAPSGQFSSPMAELPLRSDGSLCIMEALGRSHSSNNNSSNNANTRNGDWREGTGVETPQQLLSTEYSGFGRTSDEREGPKLEDFLGGASMANQYQESMYYTESNGNNNHRINVNLPFLQCRQREEVPPSFHALSGMGVPVESSQSYEQQHMSELVEQSQQMQMPYHVNVSQAFEDCSTQLPPASGFLGMSALKTWLRQNPNAGKLGCTSPSGKSNLGGEFHQALTLSMTPQSNSAIIIPQANSLVESRKRGAGKSPLPRKSIDTFGQRTSQFRGVTRHRWTGRYEAHLWDNSCRKEGQTRKGRQVYLGGYDKEEKAARAYDLAALKYWGPSTHINFPLETYEKELEEMKNMTRQEYVANLRRKSSGFSRGASVYRGVTRHHQHGRWQARIGRVAGNKDLYLGTFSTQEEAAEAYDIAAIKFRGVSAVTNFDISKYDVKVICSSNTLVAADLAKRNKEIEHSTEPSIDSPPLQLQAKDNNSSSNNSSTKYLEKSNSMNATDGATSNNVTQDWQLMEAPSDDSNKVVSNWVEQHEEDRKPDHSFVESLQLGGGHSHSAVLHDLIGLDASNNEETSGLMTDISAANTATVDSPVNSSSENDVAHRKISHVYDNMIAGGDFPQALFFPATKLVKYDNSNNTPSPWMIPPSAVQPLHSKPNISVGHLPMFALWNE; this comes from the exons ATGAAACCGATGAATCACTGGCTTGGATTCTCGCTGTCGCCACATCTAGTAGCCAATTCCACGCAGCCACAGTCGAGCATGGAGTATAAGTTTGACCAGAGCTACGGGATGAACACGGCGCCGAGTGGGCAGTTTTCATCTCCCATGGCTGAGCTTCCGCTGAGGTCAGATGGGTCTCTATGTATAATGGAGGCTCTCGGTCGCTCGCACAGCAGTAATAACAACAGCAGCAACAATGCTAATACCAGGAATGGAG ATTGGCGCGAGGGGACAGGAGTCGAAACCCCGCAGCAGCTTCTAAGCACAGAATATTCTGGGTTTGGTCGAACCAGTGATGAGCGTGAAGGACCGAAGCTGGAGGACTTCCTGGGCGGTGCATCCATGGCAAACCAGTACCAAGAGAGCATGTATTATACTGAAAGCAACGGTAATAATAATCATAGAATCAATGTGAACCTGCCCTTTCTGCAGTGCAGACAGAGGGAGGAGGTCCCCCCATCCTTTCACGCGTTGAGTGGAATGGGGGTACCAGTGGAGTCTTCACAGTCGTATGAGCAGCAACATATGTCGGAGCTTGTTGAACAGTCCCAGCAAATGCAAATGCCTTATCATGTTAATGTAAGCCAGGCTTTTGAGGATTGCAGCACGCAACTTCCTCCGGCCTCAGGATTTCTGGGCATGTCGGCGCTGAAAACGTGGCTAAGGCAGAACCCTAACGCGGGCAAATTGGGGTGTACTAGTCCCTCCGGGAAGTCGAACCTTGGTGGGGAGTTTCATCAAGCTCTCACCCTATCAATGACCCCGCAGTCCAACTCAGCCATCATTATTCCGCAGGCGAACAGCCTCGTGGAGAGCAGGAAAAGAGGCGCAGGGAAATCGCCGCTTCCTCGCAAATCAATTGATACTTTCGGCCAACGCACTTCGCAATTTCGTGGTGTCACACG GCATCGCTGGACGGGGCGCTATGAAGCGCACTTATGGGACAATAGTTGCAGGAAGGAGGGCCAGACTAGAAAAGGAAGACAAG TTTATTTGG GAGGTTATGACAAAGAAGAAAAAGCAGCTAGGGCATACGACTTGGCTGCTCTCAAGTACTGGGGTCCTTCCACACACATAAACTTTCCG CTGGAAACATATGAAAAAGAACTTGAGGAGATGAAGAATATGACCAGACAGGAATACGTTGCCAATTTGAGAAG GAAAAGTAGCGGATTCTCAAGGGGAGCTTCTGTATACCGTGGTGTTACAAG GCATCACCAGCACGGGAGATGGCAAGCTCGTATTGGGAGGGTTGCAGGCAACAAGGATCTGTACCTTGGGACATTCA GTACCCAAGAGGAAGCTGCAGAAGCCTACGATATTGCAGCCATCAAGTTCCGTGGCGTCAGTGCCGTAACCAATTTTGATATCAGCAAGTATGACGTGAAAGTGATATGTTCAAGTAACACCTTGGTCGCTGCAGATTTAGCCAAACGCAACAAAGAAATTGAGCATTCTACCGAGCCCAGTATAGACAGCCCTCCTCTTCAACTACAAGCCAAGGATAACAACAGCAGCAGCAATAACAGTAGTACTAAATATCTTGAGAAGAGTAACAGTATGAATGCTACTGATGGGGCAACGTCTAATAACGTTACTCAGGACTGGCAGCTAATGGAGGCTCCTTCTGATGATTCAAACAAGGTGGTGAGCAATTGGGTGGAGCAGCACGAGGAGGATCGAAAGCCCGACCATTCCTTTGTCGAATCACTTCAACTTGGGGGCGGGCATTCTCATTCAGCAGTTTTACACGATCTCATTGGCTTGGATGCATCCAACAATGAAGAAACCAGCGGTCTAATGACAGACATTTCTGCTGCGAACACGGCAACAGTAGATAGCCCTGTGAATTCTAGCAGTGAGAATGACGTGGCCCACCGCAAGATCTCCCATGTCTACGACAACATGATTGCTGGAGGGGATTTCCCACAGGCCTTGTTCTTCCCTGCAACTAAATTGGTCAAATATGATAACAGTAATAATACCCCCAGTCCATGGATGATCCCACCTTCGGCGGTACAACCATTGCATTCAAAGCCCAATATTTCTGTTGGTCATTTGCCAATGTTTGCACTGTGGAATGAATGA